In Alicyclobacillus macrosporangiidus CPP55, a single window of DNA contains:
- a CDS encoding RNA polymerase sigma factor, which produces MEVTQLVEQCRQGLPEAWKTLVSMFSAPALNWVTQFCRDPDLAEDVVQESWLIAARHLSELRNPQAFPRWFFQIVKTQAYRALMREYRQQAGEVREVAIGADQERSTALKLDLERALESLPLELKQVFVLAGIYQWPIRDVASFLQIPAGTVKSRLSRARQHLQAALKEDGGVDAGHEHTTASLDNVLSALGTGAEVNPQTVCDTLARAWATMKSLRFTLTREWPSSGQPDRRQRARYTWRAPNWLRTETESAEAGSVVTVIHGRGMRVCMARTNAIQEAQVPRDSDPSFMLGHLWKELLTRDDLVVMPPEQGERLWHLWVGLDPDVTTKDDEGCESVHFWVHPEDGLPRRIEYWNGRGCVFREVMEDIEWNVPVSRREFALPPDGKRMRL; this is translated from the coding sequence ATGGAAGTCACGCAACTGGTCGAGCAGTGTCGCCAGGGATTGCCCGAGGCATGGAAGACGCTTGTATCCATGTTCAGCGCACCCGCGCTGAATTGGGTCACGCAGTTCTGCCGTGATCCAGATTTGGCCGAAGATGTTGTCCAGGAAAGCTGGCTGATCGCCGCACGCCACCTGTCCGAGTTACGGAATCCACAGGCGTTTCCACGTTGGTTCTTTCAGATTGTAAAGACGCAAGCGTATCGCGCGTTGATGCGAGAGTATCGGCAGCAGGCCGGGGAGGTGAGGGAGGTGGCGATCGGCGCAGACCAGGAACGGAGTACCGCTTTGAAACTGGATCTGGAACGAGCGCTTGAAAGTCTGCCGTTGGAGTTGAAACAGGTGTTCGTGTTGGCAGGCATCTATCAATGGCCTATCCGGGATGTGGCCTCCTTTCTGCAAATCCCGGCCGGGACCGTCAAATCGCGTTTGTCCAGGGCAAGGCAGCACTTGCAAGCCGCCCTGAAGGAGGATGGGGGCGTTGATGCCGGTCACGAGCATACCACCGCATCTTTGGACAATGTCCTGTCTGCATTGGGTACAGGGGCGGAGGTAAATCCTCAAACGGTTTGCGACACCTTGGCCAGGGCTTGGGCCACCATGAAGAGCCTGAGGTTCACGCTCACACGGGAATGGCCGTCATCCGGGCAGCCTGATCGCAGACAGCGCGCCCGGTATACGTGGCGTGCACCCAATTGGCTGCGGACCGAAACGGAATCAGCGGAAGCCGGGAGCGTCGTCACCGTGATCCACGGACGCGGCATGCGGGTGTGCATGGCTAGGACCAACGCGATTCAGGAAGCACAGGTCCCGCGCGATTCGGATCCATCGTTCATGTTGGGACATCTTTGGAAAGAGTTATTGACCCGAGATGACTTGGTGGTCATGCCGCCTGAGCAGGGCGAACGGTTATGGCACCTGTGGGTGGGGCTTGATCCCGACGTCACCACGAAGGACGATGAGGGATGTGAGAGCGTCCATTTCTGGGTTCATCCGGAAGACGGCCTTCCCAGGAGAATCGAGTATTGGAATGGGCGCGGATGTGTGTTCCGAGAAGTGATGGAGGACATCGAGTGGAACGTACCGGTTTCCAGGCGCGAGTTTGCCTTACCCCCGGATGGAAAGAGGATGCGGCTGTGA